A window of the Streptomyces sp. NBC_00250 genome harbors these coding sequences:
- a CDS encoding zinc-dependent alcohol dehydrogenase family protein produces MKALVFQGPGRIAWQDMPDPVVEDPADAIVRVDAVTICGTDLHILKGDVPEVTPGRVLGHEAVGTVVETGGDVRTVRPGDRVLVSCITACGRCRFCRESRYGQCRGGGGWILGHTVDGTQAEYVRVPFADLSVHPLPEAIDDFDAVLLADIFPTAYEVGVLNGAVHPSDTVVVVGAGPIGLAAVITAGLYSPGRIVAVDLAESRLSAARALGADATVNAGEGPEQLVADLTDGLGADVVMEAVGVPEAFEMCTRMVRPGGRVANIGVHGKPATLHLEDLWIKDVTITTGLVDTSSTPMLLRMMASGRLPSAALLTHRFELGEMEEAYDVFGRAAETGAIKVALGGPQHTVVSLPDTSAA; encoded by the coding sequence ATGAAGGCACTCGTCTTCCAGGGACCGGGGCGAATCGCCTGGCAGGACATGCCCGACCCGGTCGTCGAGGATCCCGCCGACGCGATCGTCCGGGTCGACGCCGTCACCATCTGCGGCACGGACCTGCACATCCTGAAGGGCGACGTCCCCGAGGTGACGCCCGGCCGGGTCCTGGGACACGAGGCGGTCGGCACGGTGGTGGAGACCGGGGGCGACGTCCGCACGGTACGACCGGGGGACCGGGTCCTGGTCTCCTGCATCACGGCCTGCGGAAGGTGCCGCTTCTGCCGTGAGAGCCGTTACGGGCAGTGCCGGGGCGGAGGCGGCTGGATCCTCGGCCACACCGTCGACGGCACCCAGGCCGAGTACGTCCGGGTGCCCTTCGCCGACCTGTCGGTCCACCCGCTACCGGAGGCGATCGACGACTTCGACGCCGTCCTGCTCGCCGACATCTTCCCCACCGCCTACGAGGTCGGGGTCCTGAACGGTGCGGTGCACCCCTCCGACACGGTGGTCGTGGTCGGCGCGGGCCCCATCGGCCTCGCCGCCGTCATCACGGCGGGCCTCTACAGTCCCGGCCGCATCGTCGCCGTCGACCTCGCCGAGTCCCGGCTGAGCGCCGCCCGCGCCCTCGGAGCGGACGCCACCGTGAACGCCGGGGAAGGACCCGAACAACTCGTCGCGGATCTCACCGACGGCCTCGGCGCCGACGTCGTCATGGAGGCCGTCGGTGTCCCGGAAGCGTTCGAGATGTGCACGCGCATGGTCCGACCAGGCGGCAGAGTCGCGAACATCGGAGTCCACGGCAAGCCCGCGACCCTTCACCTCGAAGACCTGTGGATCAAGGACGTCACGATCACCACCGGCCTCGTGGACACGTCGTCCACACCCATGCTGCTGCGCATGATGGCCTCGGGGCGGCTGCCGTCGGCAGCACTGCTCACCCACCGGTTCGAACTGGGGGAGATGGAGGAGGCGTACGACGTCTTCGGTCGCGCGGCCGAGACCGGCGCCATCAAGGTCGCGCTGGGCGGCCCGCAGCACACGGTCGTGAGCCTCCCCGACACGTCGGCGGCCTGA